One window of Cryptosporangium minutisporangium genomic DNA carries:
- a CDS encoding helix-turn-helix transcriptional regulator gives MLLSTLQRLHKADGRSTDLIGAEVGVDGSTVARWLAGGKRRLRAHEIRGLCDVYGVDEDTKNQLVRLAQEAGSRGVTQRLSWFATYQFGMFLDLERDARRVVTFESTVVPGLLQTEGYAREVILAGAPAAELSEADVRERVQLRLERQRILRRDRPAELLAILDEAVIRRPISDADAMRAQLAHLLTASEWPNVTIQVVPFSAGPHAAAATGPFVLLSFDHFGDAPREIAYGENPVNALYMETQEETDRYRAVVDYLVRQALNPEASAAMIAGAMEEYGSPRGGGT, from the coding sequence ATGCTCCTCTCGACGTTGCAGCGCCTCCACAAGGCCGACGGGCGTTCCACCGATCTGATCGGCGCCGAGGTGGGCGTCGACGGCTCCACCGTCGCCCGCTGGCTCGCGGGCGGTAAGCGGAGGCTGCGCGCCCACGAGATCCGTGGGCTGTGCGACGTCTACGGCGTGGACGAGGACACCAAGAACCAGCTCGTCCGGCTGGCGCAAGAGGCCGGCAGCCGGGGTGTCACCCAGCGTCTGTCGTGGTTCGCGACCTACCAGTTCGGCATGTTCCTCGACCTGGAGCGGGACGCCAGGCGGGTCGTCACGTTCGAATCCACCGTGGTGCCCGGCCTGCTGCAGACCGAGGGATACGCGCGTGAGGTCATCCTGGCGGGTGCTCCGGCGGCCGAACTGAGCGAGGCGGACGTCCGGGAGCGGGTGCAGTTACGGCTGGAACGGCAACGCATCCTCCGCCGCGACCGCCCGGCCGAGCTGCTGGCGATCCTGGACGAGGCGGTGATCCGCCGCCCGATCTCGGACGCCGACGCGATGCGCGCGCAGCTGGCGCACCTCCTCACCGCCAGCGAGTGGCCGAACGTGACGATCCAGGTCGTCCCGTTCTCGGCCGGGCCGCACGCCGCGGCGGCGACCGGTCCCTTCGTCCTCTTGTCGTTCGACCATTTCGGGGATGCCCCGCGAGAAATCGCGTACGGCGAGAACCCGGTGAATGCCCTCTATATGGAGACGCAAGAGGAAACGGACCGGTATCGCGCTGTTGTTGACTATTTGGTCAGGCAGGCACTGAACCCGGAGGCCTCAGCAGCGATGATCGCCGGTGCGATGGAGGAATACGGATCGCCAAGAGGAGGCGGAACATGA
- a CDS encoding DUF397 domain-containing protein, giving the protein MIPLGPGLDVSGARWRKSTRSGTNGNCVEIGTAPAAVGVRDTKDGGRGPVLAFARPVWAAFLDGCKAGEFDR; this is encoded by the coding sequence ATGATTCCACTCGGACCTGGACTCGACGTGAGCGGAGCCCGGTGGCGGAAGTCCACCAGGAGCGGAACCAACGGCAACTGCGTGGAGATCGGAACGGCGCCCGCCGCGGTCGGCGTCCGTGACACGAAGGACGGGGGCCGCGGCCCGGTGCTCGCCTTCGCCAGACCGGTCTGGGCGGCGTTCCTGGACGGGTGCAAGGCCGGCGAGTTCGACCGGTAG
- a CDS encoding thiolase family protein, producing MTRSVLGAQPVIVSAARTAIGTARKGTLAQTPAEDLAVAILTETVRRSGIDPERVDDVIFAESLYGGGDVARYAAVVAGMTGVPGLAVNRHCTGSLSSIGLAAAGVVSGMEKIVVAGGVQATSLMPRLKRRVPGTVDEVENWYPGTHPNSADAPNTDMSITVGWNTAQEFGLTREDMDAWALRSHQRAVAAIDAGKFVDEIVPIKVSTLDGSVVEFAVDEHPRRDTSAERLASLKVLHPEIPDFSITAGNASGTNDAAAAVTVTSAELAAAENIQTLATVRAWASVGIDPKLTGVGALRAIDKVLDRAGLTTGDVRLWEINEAFASVPVAACRHFGLDEETVNFSGSGCSLGHPIAASGARMVTTLIHELRRTGGGIGVAAMCAGGGQGGALVIEV from the coding sequence ATGACCCGATCAGTTCTGGGCGCCCAGCCAGTCATCGTCAGCGCGGCCCGGACCGCGATCGGGACGGCGCGCAAGGGCACGCTGGCGCAGACGCCCGCGGAAGATCTCGCGGTCGCGATCCTCACCGAGACCGTACGGCGCTCGGGGATCGACCCGGAGCGGGTGGACGACGTCATCTTCGCCGAGTCGCTCTACGGCGGCGGCGACGTCGCCCGGTACGCGGCGGTGGTGGCCGGGATGACCGGCGTCCCCGGGCTCGCGGTCAACCGGCACTGCACCGGCAGCCTGTCCTCGATCGGCCTGGCGGCGGCCGGGGTGGTCAGCGGCATGGAGAAGATCGTCGTCGCCGGCGGCGTCCAGGCGACGTCCCTGATGCCGCGGCTGAAGCGTCGGGTGCCGGGCACGGTGGACGAGGTGGAGAACTGGTACCCGGGCACCCACCCCAACTCGGCCGACGCGCCGAACACCGACATGTCGATCACCGTGGGCTGGAACACCGCGCAGGAGTTCGGGCTCACCCGCGAAGACATGGACGCGTGGGCGCTCCGGTCGCATCAGCGGGCCGTCGCCGCGATCGACGCGGGCAAGTTCGTCGACGAGATCGTGCCGATCAAGGTCTCGACGCTGGACGGCTCCGTGGTGGAGTTCGCGGTGGACGAGCACCCGCGGCGCGACACCAGCGCCGAGCGGCTCGCGTCGCTGAAGGTGCTGCACCCCGAGATCCCCGATTTCTCGATCACCGCGGGCAACGCCAGCGGCACCAACGACGCCGCTGCGGCGGTCACCGTGACCAGCGCCGAACTCGCCGCCGCGGAAAACATCCAGACGCTGGCGACGGTGCGGGCCTGGGCGTCGGTCGGTATCGACCCGAAGCTGACCGGCGTCGGCGCGCTGCGGGCGATCGACAAGGTGCTCGACCGGGCCGGTCTGACCACCGGTGACGTCCGGCTGTGGGAGATCAACGAGGCGTTCGCGTCGGTGCCGGTCGCGGCCTGCCGTCACTTCGGTTTGGACGAGGAGACCGTCAACTTCTCCGGCAGCGGCTGCAGCCTGGGGCACCCGATCGCCGCTTCGGGCGCGCGGATGGTGACCACGCTCATCCACGAGCTGCGGCGCACCGGCGGCGGCATCGGCGTCGCTGCGATGTGCGCCGGTGGCGGCCAGGGCGGCGCTCTCGTCATCGAGGTGTGA